The window ACGTGACAAGTCTCGTGTCATCCTAACCCGATCCAATGGAATGACCTCTGATCTTCGCTTTGCCAATAACATGGGATTCCTTAAGAGCGAACCAATGACTGAGTGCACTCAGGTCCTCCAGATGTACAAGGAAACGGAGGATGAAGATTAGGGCCTCTTGCTCTTGGTACCTTTCTATGTTATTATATGTGGATGATGCTACTAGAGGCTTAATAACTTCTGCTGTGTAACTTTAAATTGTTTGTCTTCTATTTATTCATTTTGATCTGTGACTCCACGTTTATTTATGCTCACTTAATTGTGGCCTATACTGCCGGACCAATTTAGTTATCTAGTTATCATATGAATGTATTGGTATTATTGTTCTCATGTGCTTTGTTCATTCCATAGATTCTGGACATGATTTCTGTTGAATATTGCATTCCTGTTATAACTTCTTAAGCGGTGTCAAATCTGTTAGTAATAGAGACTGTGGTTCTTGCTGCTAATTGGGCGTAATTTGCAATCAAATAAGTTATATAGAAGCAAAACTTGCTAGGGGGAAGGGGTTTGGTTTCTGGAAGGCAGGTGTTGTGATTTATTTGGCTTCTATGCTGCATCGTTGATGCATGGTTCAGTCGAGAATGCCCATTTTTTGTGTCTACTAGGGTCTATTTTGCGGCCGGTTGGGTTAATAGTTCCGTGTTAATGCTCAAGAGCAAGTATTCCAGGCAGTGTTCTGAAAAGTGTATTAAGCGGCGGTTCaaacaaaatcatcatcaaaggcggtataaaattatcaaattatcaCTGTCAAAAGCGTTTCAAGTTTATACCAATAGTCTGTTTGGTAGTGTTAGTAATTGTTTATACCAATAGTCTGTTTGGTAGTGTTAGTAATTGTTGTGCTGTTAGAAAAAGTCTTAGTAAAAAATGTGTTGTtcggttattttttttttttttgatatttgcatatGTTGAgtgataatataattttttttaataaggtTTGCTAGTTAAATTTGTGACTGATTCtagcaaaaattgaaaaacaatcTTTTTCTAATAAAAGTATGGAAGTGTTATGATAGGAGTGGATGACTTTTGGTTTTTCCCAAAACTTTTGGCCTTTTGTTTACCCTCCATAATATGTATGACTTTTAACTTTTCATATGACTTGTAACTTACATTTGATGGCCTATATAAAGCCATTTGTATGAGTTTGTGAAATACTTAAGATGAACAATGTTTGCTCCATCTTTCTCTCTTGTCTAGCTCTCTCAATTTCGtttctacatatattattatataacacgttatcagcacgattTGCTTTCACTTTGTTCTTATGTTGCACGCCTCATTTTTTTCTCTTTGTTCGGATTTTGGTGTAAATTATTATCAAGAGGATCATGGTTGTAAAAAATCTATAGTTAATCGACGAGACTCATATTGCTACAAAGATGAAGTCATTCTTTCAATGCAAGAGGACTCACTTTTTGAAGTAACGATTCTTAAACTTAAAAGAATCGTAAGATCATTCAACTGTAAGATTTTAAGGTACGGCTCCCTTGACCATTCTTTCTAATTTATAGTTTTATCGAAATGTATATATTTGAGTTAAGCTAGTTTTGCATTTCTCCAAAATTCATACTGAACTTGTTTTACAAATGAAtcaaattttcttaaaaatttcataataGTCTCTTAATTTTCCACGACCTTTATTGTCTAGTATGCTTGTGAATTCATCCATATGCATATATTGATGATATGACTTTAGGAGACAAGTACTCTACACTTATTTATGCCTAGTTTGGTTGATTATAACATGATTGCGTGTCTATTTATTGATTGATGTGATATTAAAATgttctttttatatatgatgAACATCTCTCATGtgcatatattatattccaagtgatcatattttatatgcTTTTAATTAGTTACGTTGGATGATCATAGAGTTCTATTAAGTTACCCCCAATTATATGTGAACTTTACATAAATCATGGTGATTCAATCTTTTACTCTTGAAGATATATATGCTTAGTTATTAATTTGCAAAATGTGATGATTCTTAACTTGTGatttcttaaattattttatatatgacaaATAGGATAATATGAGGAAAATCTAGATTATGCATTTGtgatcaataaaaaaattatgagttATTAGTGACTCTATAATCTAAAAATTGTAAGTGTTTAGTAGATAATAAGTCATTGTATGTGACTTTTTAATCCGAAGTCGCCTCCCTCAAGTCATTAGTTACTTTAATATGAGTTTGAATTATACTAAActcaattattataataagcTGCAAACGGATTAGTGGAATAACTAATATTTGTATGAGTGAGACAAAAGATTTCAATACCACTTATTTTAGATAAATAATGTGCGACCTTGTATCTAGTTATTGTCAATGAATTCACGAATAATATATGCTACCAAAGTCCTTGCATACTTTTGGTCTGAGTAAAATGTTTTAGATACGTACTTTTGGATTTACGTAAATTATTTCTAACTCTTTTGGatttgataattatttgaattttagtaAACTGTTTTGGACCGTTTTGGAATTGGATGAAATATTTCGGATCTATGTTCTCGACTTTCTTGGAATATGACTATTTGTCTATATTTCATCATCAAATCTATGAGGTCATCTAAAATTTTGAGATAGTCAAAATACATGTATTATGATTTTGAGGTGATAACTAGTGCATACacatattatttcttttatattaagtTGTCTTGCTCACATGTTTGAATATATTATGTATTGTGCATGCTCCTAATAACTGATATTTTGAAATCTCCCTATGATATTTTTGGTAAATGATTGAATTTCAATATCACTACGTGACTTTAAACTTGTAGTTTGTTTACAATTAGTATTTGTGAATGAGATTCTTATCTACTTGAGCTAAATGATGAAGGTATTATCGTCAACACCTATTTGACGTAGTTTTTAATGGATTGCTTGTAAATAATTGCAACTAGAAGTTGCACATAACAACCAGAAGTTGtctctatataaaaaaaaattcctttATTTTTCATCACACATTtctgatatatttaatttctgaAGGATGAAGGATGTCAATagtaaaatttgatatatttaaacaCTTGATCACATTCCAGAAGAATGATATATTAgcataatattcaaattatgaaATGATATAATATCCCTGAAGGATGGATCTCTATAATGAACAATATGATGTTtagatttaattgaataaatatatataacagtaTCCCGAAGATACAATGTTATGAAATTGGGTTGTTAAAATCATGAGCTGATATTGTGACTAGTTGTagtttattaaaattgaattatgGATATAAAGATTATGTATTGCAACAAATGACACCCCTCCATTCCTTAGAATAAATAAGACAAtattagaaaatcaaagaccaTGTCTGTAGCAATGGTCTGATATTACAAACAGTTTTTGATCGTATTCTTACCTTGtgtgttaaaaaatatttcccCTGAATGATATAAAGATGTCCGATATCAATACCAAATTCTAATATGAGTCATTCAAAGGGGGAGTATTATATAGAATGTCTCATTATATATTCTTCTAAATATAAGGCTCCCGAAGAGCATGTATAAGGCTCCTGAAGAGCATGTATAATGCACCTGAAGAGCATGTATAAACCTCCTGAAGAGCAtgtatattttatcataaatattttactataGAAGAGTAGGTATATTATCGATGTAACTATACTCTCCCAAACAAttgaagtatattttatataaaattattaatattgattttgaaGTAAACCAGAAGTTTACTGATAACTTTATAATCGGGCATGACCAATCAAGCCATCAGTTAATGAAGATGCGAATagtaattgaaatttatatatgaacTTTTGTTGAAGAACCTGCAGATTCTTCTCAGTGATACATATGTTATTTGCTTGTAAGGCCTAATTAATCACCAGTAAAGTAATAATTGTGATTTATCATCTTTGAAAATGTATTAATGAAGACATGACATGAGATAAAAATCTCTCACTATAGTATAATGagatattttatgaaaaatatgattatatatcaaGTTATTATAACCTCGCCACATTAAGTATGCGAGATTCATTATTTAGAGTATGTGCTTATATAATGCTGGTGAATCTCAAAATGAGTATTATCTTATCCATGAAAATTGTTGAGTATTttgtatcatttatttatttgattcgcatcatatacaaattttcataatttgtcccgttataaacaaattatttggTCATCATAATTTCTCCACCACGATAATAAGATCGATTCCacaattgaatatatattacatatgagTGCATTTATTTATGACTTGATTTAACAAGTTTGTTATCCTGaaatcagggggagaaaataaaTAGCTGGTGAATATTTTAAGAATGAATTATCATTGCCTCATCTTGATCCTCAAAATGACAAATATGAACCAGAAGTTCATAAGATGATTCATTCATATATCTGATGACTAGAAATAGTGATTATGTCACGAACACCGGCATATGCTccattgatattaatattacagAAGGACAACTTCAAGATACTACTATGTCTAAAGAACGCCTGAAGCGTGATAGGCAAGTGGGTTCcatatcttataaaaaaaaatgattataaatatttgaaaaggagCAACGATTGATGATGGCTGGATTGAGAAATCAATAACTCTTGAAATATCTCCAgaagagattatagacatgGCAAGTTGGAGAACAAGTAAAAGTGTCCAagattatgactagattgaaaagTCAATAACTCTTGAAAGGTCTCCGgaagagattatagacatgGCAAATCAGAGATATATAAAAGTAGTGAAAATATCGACATCTTGCTATATTATGTCATATCCAGAATAAAATGGAACCACAAATCGGATCGACGTCGATGTTATTTATTGAACTTGGGGTTATGAGTAATAATGAGGATCATGAGCAGAACCCGTtggaaaatattaacaaatttgaccaaaaaaaataaaataaaggacATAATTGAGgcaattttaaagaaatttatttGGACCGGTAATCCTTCCACACCTGAAGTTGTGAAAGTAGTGCGCCCTATGAATTATTATCTCTTAAAAAATAGAGAAATTTTTGAAACTGCAGTTCACACACTTAAAGGTGTCAAGTCAGTGGGATATGAATGATTATTTGTGTGAAACAAAATGAAGTTTCAGAATTTATAAATGTAAAACTCAGATTATCGTACAATGACCTTGTATTGGTTATGAAGAGAAATGTATCTTGTGGTGGATATGATTATTTGATTGCTAAATAATCTCAGAATATGTGTATGAGTTAATCTAAGTTCTATATATGACCCACTTGACAGTGATTATCCCAGAAGGATCTTAACTGCCAGAAGCAGTATAACAAATTCTCGAGAACATCACTCTCCTCAAATTAAAAGGGGATTTTTGGACCAGTAGTCcgatataaaattatttcacaAAGTAAATGTTATCATTATATATCGAATTATAGGTGACAACTCATAAAGTCTCTGGCCAGAGCAGATGGATACTAGAATGTGTTTCTAGTTGACATTAAAATGAATTGCACCTTATAACCAAAATACGTATATGTTATCTTTTGTGATGAaacttttggtgaatatattGAAATGAGAATATTCTTCTAAATGGATGATATATTGCTATATGAAAATCCTGGAAGGATTATAAATACATGATAGTACACTGACCTTTATGAATAGTTGATATGAAGAAAGTTTCGGTCCTGAAGTACCGTACTTGACTAGAGTAAAAcatgttttattaattatacaTGTCTTAAATTAAGCATATCCTATTTGAACATGTGTGAATTCGCAGGTTACataagtataattttattcgATCTGCACTAACCTATCTCATAAGGATTTTTAGTTAATATTGCAGGAGCAAAATGCTTATTTCGATTTCGATAACGAGGGATCtgcaaattgaatatttatatagagTACATTGGAGATTTTCTTTTGTTGTGAAATATATTATTGCAGGCTGTATCATGTGCAAGGAAGGGTACATTAAAGATTTGTTCATATGGCACTTCCCACCACTACTTTCAAGAAATCAGTACACAAGATCGGGATGCGCATACTTCAAAATATTTGCTAATTTCATAATCATATCTTGATGAGGGGGAGACATAAATGAAATATTGTACAActcatgtactctttttccttcactagggtttttcccactgggtttttcctagtaaggttttaacgaggcatgaTGTTGATATAAGtcatccaagggggagtgttatgaTAGGAGTGGATGACTTTTGGTTTTTCCCAAAACTTTTGGCCTTTTGTTTACCCTCCATAATATGTATGACTTTTAACTTTTCATATGACTTGTAACTTACATTTGATGGCCTATATAAAGCCATTTGTATGAGTTTGTGAAATACTTAAGATGAACAATGTTTGCTCCATCTTTCTCTCTTGTCTAGCTCTCTCAATTTCGtttctacatatattattatataacagGAAGGACTTATTTTTCCAAAACACAGTTTTTGGTTAAATTATTGTTGAAGTTGTCATCCAATATAATGTCAtcatttttttagaaattaaattattttttgcatATTTAGGAAGCCTCGATAAAACATTGTTggagatgtcatcatcatcctgGATTTTAATAGTGTAGGGAGATTGGGGGCATGTATGTTGATTTCATATAACCACGTGAACATGATCGGTGGGTTGGAAGGTTTGGTCTCATAGAAATGAGTTGGTCAAGATGTGTGGAAGCTTTAGTTTTAGAAGAGTTGTGGGTTGATTGGTCGGGTGTGATGAAAGGTTTAGTATCGGAGTAGTGAGTTGGCCTGCTCAGCAGCATTTACGATTTTCAAACAAATGCAGATGAAGAAGACTACACCCACTTTCTGTACATGTAAGAATGAAATAATGATGGTCAAGGAAGTATTGCTGACTGGGGTGAGTAACTCTAGTTCTTCTGTTCATAGAAACCACCTCTTGTTCCGGTAATGTTTGTAATCAACTTTTTAGTATATAGTAAAATTCTTGATTAATTTGATATGAGATAAGTTGATGGTCTTGAACTTGTATGTCTTAACAATTTGGGAGAGTTCTGGTTCTTAAACATAATGgacattttaaaatattccGACATGATTCATTCGtatgataaaaattattcaagatTATTCTCCTATAAGAACAATTTGGGAAAgaaaaaagtttaaacgtctTAATTTGGGAAGTCTAATAGTTGTTTAATTATATGAGTATCATGAGAGCAATATGAAGCCTATCGATTTAAAcatatgatgatgatgatctatgctataattttggaaatatgttataaaaattCACTTTATTGAAGTCCTATTTATATCCTAAATTTTTAGAATCCACTTTTCATTACTCATAAATATGTAGCAGCTAACTCATTcctttaatgattaaatattcacttCTCACATTTGCACACTTTTatccatttttttttacattatgtTATTGCTAATAAATTTTAGATATAGTACTAAAATAATAAGaagaaacacaaataaaaattattgttggAGTTCCCTTTCAAAATGATGTCTTTTCAAAATGATGTCTGAAGATGCTGTCAGGGTCCTAAATTCAAATTGGGAGATGAGGGGGCATGCGTGTCTGTAACTTCTTTGTTTGGTAAAGTCTTTTAAGTTTCAGAAAAGTAGTTTTAGATCTATCATCTTGTATTATCATCAATAAGATTTGCTCACTTTAaactattttcaatttttttatttttcttcttacataaaatttgtaaatattatcCGTTTATGATGATGGATTTCTACTTTTCAAtcccaataataatatatttgtaagAACTTAATTGAACAATACattgaaaattacaaaattacataACTACATAAATTTcactattaatattattatttgcatATAACAAATCATAACacatattatcatatttcaCCCTCTATGTAGGACATAGTAGTCCTACAAGTATACAAGTTAACACTATCATTAGTTGTTCTCAGGGAATAGGATAGGTTGTTGCATCCGATTATGAGCCATTTGCTGAAAATTAGGAAGAGCATGATTTTGAGTCACCGTTGGTTGGGGACTTAAGCTATTTAATACTTGATGTTGAATAGCATGGGGAATATAATTTTGAGGCACAATTGATTGTGGACTCGTTATACTTGACTGATTATAATTCAGAGGAACAAAATTCTGAAGAATGTTTGGATGATGATTTATGTTATTAAGCACTGGATGTTCAATAGTGTGGTGAACATGATTTTGCGCCATGCTTGATTGGGGACTTAAGATATTTGGTTGAATGTCGGTTAAGGAACTAAAGTCCTCGACAAACCGGATATCATTGATACTATGCTTGCGTTTGTCAAGGGGTGTGGGATTATCAATGCGCTTGTAGAACTTTTGTGCATGACTAGTAATTTGAGCCGGGGTTTTGGTTTGCACATAAAACTTTGACATCTCTTTCCACTTCCCTTTGCCTAATTTTTGCAGCCCTAATAAGAACAACCTGTACAAATATTAGCCAAAATAattagaataaatataattattaaatcaatGTTTCTTAACAAAAAATGCACGAAAATAGTGCTACATACTTATGTTCTTTTTGAGTCCATTGAATTGGCCTTGCCCTCGACCTTTTTGTCATCTTCTTTTTCTCTGACGGACCACCACCATCCTCATTTGCAAGATCTTTAGAGCCTTTATTTGACGACTCAAGCACTTCTACATTTCCCTGTAAATCATCAATTAACTTGTTATCTTCAAATGTCCATTCATCGCCAAACTGATTTTCTCGTAACTCCTCCAATAACTTGTCAACTTCACAAGTCCATATGTTATCACTATGGTTTTCATCATGATGGCCATTCATTTCTTACGGCTTGAAGTTcgacaaaaaatatttagatattGAAAAGAGTTTTTAAGAAATTCAGATCTATAGCTGAGTATGAAAAATGAGTCAATATGTGACTGATATTTATATTTGGCACATGACCGGTGACTGGTGAGTAATAACTGCGTATCCTAATGAATATCTGGTGGATACGATGATAATCTCAAAGATATATAAGAGATTTCACTTGATCTGTAAATAGATGTTATGTTCGTTGACTTGGATATTTactcattttaaaatttgatccttAGAGTGGCAGTTATTTACGTGTCGATCACCAATGTCGTTTTACTTTAACGTATTAAAATAAATGGGAAGTCATTCAAAATTTTGTatggaatgaaaaaaaaaaatatttgcaatcaatatacagataaataagaaatttagaaatatgttttttccCCCGCACATTTAGCAATATG of the Daucus carota subsp. sativus chromosome 4, DH1 v3.0, whole genome shotgun sequence genome contains:
- the LOC108217365 gene encoding probable transcription factor At5g61620, coding for MNGHHDENHSDNIWTCEVDKLLEELRENQFGDEWTFEDNKLIDDLQGNVEVLESSNKGSKDLANEDGGGPSEKKKMTKRSRARPIQWTQKEHKLFLLGLQKLGKGKWKEMSKFYVQTKTPAQITSHAQKFYKRIDNPTPLDKRKHSINDIRFVEDFSSLTDIQPNILSPQSSMAQNHVHHTIEHPVLNNINHHPNILQNFVPLNYNQSSITSPQSIVPQNYIPHAIQHQVLNSLSPQPTVTQNHALPNFQQMAHNRMQQPILFPENN